A single genomic interval of Helianthus annuus cultivar XRQ/B chromosome 13, HanXRQr2.0-SUNRISE, whole genome shotgun sequence harbors:
- the LOC110898244 gene encoding probable zinc metalloprotease EGY1, chloroplastic: MGTLTSCSFTSTLNLGFRSRPNRIDFTDRFRLYGRRDYTYNLWSRELCLRKRHQIVGLDSDNNINNRGLFGGFECSASGRDGDNDGGGSGGEDNDVSKESNFATVSTEETAAGGEADSEKPVAVSSRPPTISPIGPAYNNFQVDSFKLMELLGPEKVDPADVKLIKDKLFGYSTFYVTKEEEFGDFGEGILFLGNLRGNREVVFAKLQSQLAEIMGDKYNLFMVEEPNSEDPDPRGGPRVSFGMLRKEVSEPGPTTLWQYVIALLLFVLTIGSSVELGIASQINRLPPEVVKYFTDPNAIDPPDMQLLYPFVESALPLAYGVLGVQLFHEVGHFLAAFPKKVKLSIPFFIPNITLGSFGAITQFKSILPDRKTKVDISLAGPFAGAALSLSMFAVGLLLSSKPDAAADMVQVPSMLFQGSLLLGLISRATLGYTAMHGATVSIHPLVIAGWCGLTTTAFNMLPVGCLDGGRVVQGAFGKDALVGFGLTTYSLLGFGVLGGPLSLPWGLYVLICQRAAEKPCLNDVTEVGTWRRTAVTVAIFLVVLILLPVWDELAEELGIGLVTTF, translated from the exons ATGGGTACACTCACGAGCTGTAGCTTCACCAGCACACTCAATTTAGGGTTCCGTTCAAGACCTAATCGTATAGATTTCACAGACCGATTTCGACTGTACGGCAGAAGAGATTACACTTACAATTTGTGGAGTAGAGAGTTATGTTTGAGAAAGAGGCATCAAATTGTAGGTTTAGACAGtgataataatattaataatagggGTTTGTTTGGCGGATTTGAGTGTTCTGCTAGTGGACGTGATGGTGATAATGATGGTGGTGGAAGTGGAGGAGAGGATAATGATGTGTCTAAGGAGTCGAATTTCGCTACGGTTTCGACCGAAGAGACTGCGGCCGGTGGCGAGGCTGATTCGGAGAAGCCTGTGGCGGTTTCTTCTAGG CCGCCAACAATTTCTCCAATTGGGCCAGCATATAACAACTTTCAAGTTGACTCCTTTAAACTTATGGAACTACTTGGACCAGAAAAAGTTGACCCTGCAGATGTAAAGCTAATAAAGGACAAACTTTTCGGTTATTCAACTTTTTATGTTACAAAGGAGGAAGAATTTGGAGATTTCGGTGAGGGTATACTTTTTCTTGGAAACCTTAGGGGAAATAGAGAAGTCGTTTTTGCCAAACTTCAAAGTCAGTTGGCTGAAATAATGGGAGATAAGTATAACCTATTCATGGTAGAGGAACCCAACTCAGAAGATCCAGATCCACGGGGCGGTCCACGGGTTAGCTTTGGTATGTTAAGGAAAGAGGTTTCAGAACCCGGGCCCACAACACTTTGGCAATATGTTATTGCTCTCTTGTTGTTTGTTTTGACTATCGGTTCCTCTGTGGAGCTTGGAATTGCATCTCAG ATAAATCGTCTTCCTCCTGAAGTTGTTAAGTATTTTACGGATCCAAATGCCATTGACCCGCCAGATATGCAACTGCTTTATCCATTTGTAGAATCTGCTTTGCCATTAGCATATGGAGTTTTGGGTGTCCAGTTATTTCAC GAAGTTGGGCATTTCCTTGCTGCCTTCCCAAAGAAAGTAAAGTTAAGCATTCCCTTTTTTATTCCCAATATCACTCTTGGAAGCTTTGGGGCAATCACTCAG TTTAAATCAATTCTGCCTGACAGAAAGACAAAAGTAGACATCTCATTAGCGGGCCCGTTCGCAGGGGCCGCACTATCACTATCAATGTTTGCTGTTGGGCTGTTGCTTTCATCAAAGCCAGACGCTGCAGCCGATATGGTGCAAGTTCCTAGCATGCTTTTTCAGGGCTCTTTACTTCTTGGGCTTATCAGTAGAGCCACATTGGGATACAC TGCAATGCACGGAGCCACGGTTTCGATCCATCCGCTTGTTATTGCTGGCTG GTGTGGTTTGACAACTACGGCTTTCAATATGCTTCCAGTTGGATGCCTTGATGGTGGAAGAGTGGTTCAG GGTGCTTTCGGGAAGGATGCACTTGTTGGATTTGGTTTGACAACATATTCATTACTTGGGTTCGGAGTG CTCGGCGGACCTTTATCGCTTCCTTGGGGATTGTATGTGCTGATATGCCAG AGGGCAGCGGAAAAACCTTGCCTGAATGATGTGACAGAGGTTGGAACATGGAGGAGAACCGCAGTTACAGTGGCCATATTTCTGGTTGTGTTAATACTGCTACCGGTATGGGATGAGCTGGCAGAAGAGTTGGGTATTGGTCTTGTAACCACATTTTaa